Proteins encoded together in one Variovorax paradoxus window:
- a CDS encoding VOC family protein codes for MAHLSYVNVFAKDVVALSGFYQRVFGFAEIEAIRSPIFRGLDTGKSSLGFNALDAYELLHLAEFSDTRGVKFLLNIDVDSKDDVDRMVPVALEAGATLVKPPYVTYYNWYQSVLLDPEGNVFRINFMM; via the coding sequence ATGGCGCATCTCTCCTACGTCAACGTCTTCGCCAAGGACGTGGTCGCGCTCAGCGGCTTCTACCAGCGCGTGTTCGGCTTTGCCGAAATCGAGGCCATCCGCTCACCGATCTTTCGCGGACTCGACACCGGCAAGTCGAGCCTCGGCTTCAACGCGCTCGATGCTTATGAGCTGCTGCACCTGGCCGAATTTTCCGACACGCGCGGCGTCAAGTTTTTGCTGAACATCGACGTCGACAGCAAGGACGACGTGGACCGCATGGTGCCCGTTGCGCTCGAGGCCGGCGCAACGCTGGTGAAGCCGCCCTACGTCACTTACTACAACTGGTACCAGTCGGTGCTGCTCGACCCCGAAGGCAACGTGTTTCGCATCAACTTCATGATGTGA
- a CDS encoding isopenicillin N synthase family dioxygenase: MTTLLSVPIIDLAPYFGGTAEGKAQVARKVDEACRSIGFLVITNHGIPAELIARVSKLSREFFDMPLAEKRKVDRPREDAVRGYSAVGEEGLSYSLEEAAPGDLKESFSIGPSGVPDDDYHRGPAAGPHFEPNSWPPIDGFREAYEAYFEAMSDLSRSLMRIFALGLALPEMFFDDKIDKHISMFRVLSYPPQREAPLPGQLRAGAHSDYGSLTIVLPDDKGLQVFNKAGQWVDVPQVEGGLVVNIADLMMQWTNDQWVSTLHRVVNPPFEVASTNRRQSLVFFHQPNYDAMVECLPSCLAPGEQPKYAPISSGDHLTSKFVKQTTFGGTKAVA, translated from the coding sequence ATGACAACCCTGCTGTCCGTACCCATCATCGATCTCGCGCCCTACTTCGGCGGCACGGCCGAAGGCAAGGCGCAGGTCGCCAGAAAAGTCGACGAGGCCTGCCGCAGCATCGGCTTTCTGGTCATTACCAACCACGGCATTCCGGCCGAACTGATCGCGCGCGTGTCGAAGCTCTCGCGCGAGTTCTTCGACATGCCGCTGGCCGAGAAGCGCAAGGTCGACCGGCCGCGCGAAGACGCGGTGCGCGGCTACAGCGCAGTGGGCGAAGAAGGGCTTTCGTACAGCCTGGAAGAGGCCGCGCCCGGCGACCTGAAGGAGTCGTTCTCGATCGGCCCCTCGGGCGTGCCCGACGACGACTACCATCGCGGCCCCGCTGCCGGGCCGCATTTCGAGCCCAACAGCTGGCCGCCGATAGACGGCTTTCGCGAAGCGTATGAAGCCTACTTCGAGGCGATGAGCGATCTCTCGCGCTCGCTGATGCGCATCTTCGCGCTTGGGCTTGCGCTGCCCGAGATGTTCTTCGACGACAAGATCGACAAGCACATCAGCATGTTCCGCGTGCTGAGCTATCCGCCGCAGCGTGAAGCGCCGCTGCCGGGCCAGTTGCGCGCAGGCGCGCACAGCGACTACGGGAGCCTCACCATCGTGCTGCCCGACGACAAGGGCCTGCAGGTGTTCAACAAGGCGGGCCAGTGGGTCGACGTGCCGCAGGTGGAAGGCGGCCTGGTGGTCAACATTGCCGACCTGATGATGCAGTGGACCAACGACCAGTGGGTGTCGACGCTGCACCGCGTGGTCAATCCGCCGTTCGAGGTGGCCAGCACCAACCGCCGGCAGTCGCTGGTGTTTTTTCACCAGCCCAACTACGACGCGATGGTGGAGTGCCTGCCAAGCTGCCTTGCGCCGGGCGAGCAGCCGAAGTACGCGCCCATTTCATCGGGCGACCACCTGACCTCCAAGTTCGTGAAGCAGACGACGTTCGGCGGCACCAAGGCCGTGGCCTGA
- the rutR gene encoding HTH-type transcriptional regulator RutR, whose translation MPKTKALATASSTKKTPAKSAVKGAAKGLVRKSAKPAVRSASAVSRRLRQIEDKRSAILGAALGLFSRFGLHGTSIDQVAARADVSKSNLLYYFANKEELYVNVLRDLLALWLEPLRGFSAEQDPGEAIGGYIRRKLVVSRDRPDASRLFCLEMIQGAPLLRDELDRELRTLVERKSEVIRSWVASGKLAPVDPHHLIFALWAVTQHYADFGVQVQALTGHTLEDPVFFEQTVENVQRIVLHGIAPR comes from the coding sequence ATGCCGAAGACCAAGGCGCTGGCCACAGCCAGCAGCACAAAGAAGACCCCGGCGAAGAGCGCTGTGAAGGGCGCCGCGAAGGGCCTGGTGCGCAAGTCCGCGAAGCCCGCGGTGCGCAGCGCCTCGGCGGTGAGCCGCAGGCTGCGCCAGATCGAGGACAAGCGCAGCGCCATCCTCGGCGCGGCGCTGGGCCTGTTCTCGCGCTTCGGATTGCACGGCACGTCGATCGACCAGGTGGCGGCGCGGGCCGATGTGTCCAAGAGCAATCTGCTCTATTACTTTGCGAACAAGGAAGAGCTGTACGTGAACGTGCTGCGCGACCTGCTCGCGCTGTGGCTGGAGCCGCTGCGCGGCTTCAGCGCCGAGCAGGACCCGGGCGAGGCCATTGGCGGCTACATCCGCCGCAAGCTCGTGGTCTCGCGCGACCGGCCCGATGCGTCGCGCCTTTTCTGCCTTGAAATGATCCAGGGCGCGCCTTTGCTGCGCGACGAGCTCGACCGCGAACTGCGCACGCTGGTGGAGCGCAAGTCGGAGGTCATCCGTTCATGGGTCGCGTCCGGCAAGCTCGCACCGGTCGATCCGCATCACCTGATCTTCGCGCTCTGGGCCGTCACGCAGCACTATGCGGATTTCGGCGTGCAGGTGCAGGCGCTGACGGGGCACACGCTGGAGGATCCGGTGTTCTTCGAGCAGACGGTGGAGAACGTGCAGCGGATCGTGCTGCATGGGATTGCCCCGCGTTAG